The window ACATATTCAGTTTACTTAAGCCTCACCTTCAATTTCTTAGTCTGATATGATTTGTTGTTATGAAATTGAGTGCACTTAGTGATGTATAATTCAATTTCCAAATGCAGAGTGAAGGTGTTAACTGTGGCGTTACTGAGTGGGTTGACAAGCCCTGGCATACAATTCTTCAGAATTGCTTCTCCAGGCTGTGGGACATGTACCATGAACAAAATTGTGGCAGGGTAGTTGATAAGCAGAAGTATGAGAAGCATTTGGCCAAGCTTAAGACTGAAAATGACAAGTTGTGCATTGAGTACACAAAGCTTCTCCAAGATGTATCCAAGATGTTTGATTGGCAGGATGGTAGGGTAGACCACATGGATTACCAGAAGGCAGTTGAGGAGGAAGAatttgagaagaagaagaaagaggtagaAGAGAGTGCTAGGTTGGAGGTTCAGATGGAGAAGCTCAAACTTGCCGAGGAACAGAGGTGCATTTTACAGAGTCAAGCTGAAATTATCAAGAATACCAGGAAGGCAATGAAGGAGGTTGAACAGGAGAGAGATTTGCTTAAGATAGAGAAGGCCAAGCTTGAGCATGTGGTTAATGAGTTGTTGAATGATGGGCATGCAAGCAAGGAGAAACTTGAGAAAATCAAGGCCATCCTTGATTCATGAAGTGTGTTCTACAGATGGTGAAGTACATCCAAGGCCTTTATAAGTATGTGGCCTAACAATCTGATGTGAAGATATGGGGTGTACATTTTGGGGAATGTGAAACTAATCTAGTCTATGTCTATGCCAATGTTAAGAACTGTAGTTTATGCTGCTAGAACCTTTAATGCTAAGTTATGAACTAAGTTGTAATGAATGTTCTGCCTGTATTTGAACCTCTTATGCTATGTTATGGAGTCAGTGATAAGCACTGCTGGACTATGCtatgtgttttttatgtttaaaaGGTAGTTATGTTTATTAGTGCTTTGTACCTGGGCTTTGTGGCCCAGTTATCTTTACAAACCTAGGCCTACAAACTCTAGATGCCTCTCCACTGCTCATAAATAGCCTCCTCCACCCACCCTCCTCCTTCCAGAACCCAGCCGCCACATCCACCTTTAGAAATCCTAGATCGATCCAGAGCTTGGGGAGGTgacagatgaggaagaggaggcagtgCATGCAGTGGAGGTGAGGAGGCAAAGGGCTCGCCCTGCGGTGCCCATGCCATCAGCTTGGGAGCTGGAGTTCAAGAGGAGGCTGGCAGAGAAGATCTTGGAGAAGTGCCACTCAGATGAGTTCACAGTTCTTGTCCCTGGCGGTAGGCGCAAGAGCTCAGGGAAGATCATCAGGTGGGCTAGGGCACAGGCAGTAATCGCTCCTCACCCTTCTACCAAAGCAAAGTGGCGCCGTTTTTTCGATCGTTACGATTGAGAGTTGTTAGTAGTTATTTTAATTATGAATAAGAGTATGAGCTATGTATCCCTTCCACTTTCTGTACAACCCTTTGTATGAAAGAATGTTTGCATGGTGGAATCTATGAATGTTTGAATCTTTgcataagtgttttgggattatttgaaaGAATGTTTCTATCAATCTGTGCATCAGTTGCAAAGCTCATAAGTTTCAAACACTCAGGTAGTGCAACCCAGAAGTGCAACCCAGAAGTTTGAAACAATCTTTGCATCAGGAAGTGCAACCCAGAAGTCACAAATACTCAGGTTTCATAATGCAAACACtcaggtttcataatacaagaaaATACATAGGTTTCAGGAACCAAATACTCGGGTTTCAGGAAGCAAATACATAGGTTTTAGGAAGCAAACACTCAAGTTTCAGCAAACAAATACATAGGTTTCAGCAAGCAAACACTTAGGTTTCAGCACTCATACAGTGCAAACAAGACAACTTTTCCAAATGTTGGAATCTTCAGTAGTTACCACTAGCAGTGAAATATGCCTTCCACTTTCCAGTTGGGCTCCTAACCCTCTTGGACCCAATCTCCATCTCAGAGTGAGCAGCTTGCCTTGGAGCATTGAAACTTGTGTACCCCCCTCCTCTGCTAGTTGTTTATGCTTTGGTGTTCTTTGCTGGAAAGGCAATGGATGACCTTGTGTTCTTGGCTGGTGAAGATGTGCTAGGAGCCTTGTCTTCTTGGTTGCTTTGGTCTTCTTGGCAGGTGCTGATGTGGCAGGTGCTGGAGTAGCAGAAGCAGCTGCCTTGTTCCTCTTTGCTGGTCCTGGAGTTGTTGTGGCTGTTGTAGGCCTCTTCCTAGCTATGGCTGGTGTTGATGGtgctgatggtggtggtggtgcaacCACACCTGTAGTAGCTCTGGTAGATGAAGAGTAGTCTGACCTATTCTCCTGCACATTTAACAAAGCAAATTAGAATTAAACCACCTAGCCTATGAAACAGAAATTTCCTTATCAATAAAACATACCTGGTGATTATTCTTTCTCATCTGCAGTTTGGGTTTCAGTGGAACACCACATGTGGTATATCTGTGACCTTGCTTATTGCAATTGCTACAAGTCATTGTACCAATTCTTGATGTATCCTTCTTGGCAGGCACCTCAAAATATCCTTTCCTCCTAGTTGTCTGCTTTTTACCCTTCTTTTCTTTGAATACTGGAGGAGATATGTCATCCCCCATGGTGTGTGGCCAACAATCAGGGCCTAGAACAGGGTATATAATATGCTTGTAGGTTTCACAGTAGAGGGGCTTCTTGAAGAACTCATGGACAAAATCTTCAGGGTGTAGCTTCACCTTCTGCATTGCTACTATAGCATGACTACATGGAACAACTTTCATATCCCACCTCCTGTAGTCACAAGTGTAGTTGTTTAGGTTTACACAGTAGGTCTTTTCTGAACTACTTGTAACTTGCCAAATGCCTGGtctagccatatatgcatcagaATATTTTGCCCACTTCTTGGCCTCCTCCAATATCTCACAGTAAGTGGGTGTGATATGCAACCTACATGTCTCTGTCTTCTCCCTAATCTTCTAAAACTTGATCATGAGTTTTGTCCTCATTCCTTCAAGCATTGTCCTTATGGGCTTGTTCCTAACATCTAGAATCATCCTGTTGAAAACTTCACTAAGATTGTTTACAACAAGGTCTGTCTTGCATATAGTATCCATTCTATGCCTGGCCCAAGTACGGACTGGTATGTTGGACAACCACTTCCATGCCTCCTCACTCTCTTTCTTCAATGCTTCCATGCCCAGATCATGCCCATGCTTAGTGAAAGAATATGCAGCCTGGTCTAAATGTTTTTTCAATTCATCCCCTCTAAACCCAGCTGATTGGAAGTTGGCATATATGTGTCTTAAACAAATCTTTGAGGGGAATCAGGAAATACATCCTCTATTGCATTGAGCAGACCCTATTCATTGATTTTGTATTAATAACTAGTGAAGTAAGTAGAGAAAGCATTACATAGTGCAAGGAAAAGCAGTACATAGTGAAAGGAAAAGCAGTTAAATCATGAAGAGTAGTTGTAGCTTTTTCCTGTCTGACATAATTGTGTAGGGCCCAAACTCGTTGCCACTACCAATTACTGTCCTTAACTGTGTAAGAAACCAAGTCCaactatctgttggaaatatgccctagaggcaataataaattgattattattatatttccttgttcatgataatcgtttattatccatgctagaattgtattgataggaaactcagatacatgtgtggatacatagacaacaccatgtccctagtaagcctctagttgactagctcgttaatcaatagatggttacggtttcctgaccatggacattggatgtcgttgataacgggatcacatcattaggagaatgatgtgatggacaagacccaatcctaagcctagcacaagatcatgtagttcgtatgctaaagcttttctaatgtcaagtatcatttccttagaccatgagattgtgcaactcccggataccgtaggaatgctttgggtgtgccaaacgtcacaatgtaactgggtggctataaaggtacactacgggtatctctgaaagtgtctgttgggttggcacgaatcgagattgggattttgtcactccgtgtaaacggagaggtatctctgggcccactcggtaggacatcatcataatgtgcacaatgtgaccaaggggttgatcacgggatgatgtgttacggaacgagtaaagagacttgccggtaacgagattggacaaggtatcggtataccgacgatcgaatctcgggcaagtaccataccgttagacaaagggaattgtatacgggatcgattgagtccttgacatcgtggttcatccgatgagatcatcgtggaacatgtgggagccaacatgggtatccagatcccgctgttggttattgaccggagaacgtctcggtcatgtctgcatgtctcccgaacccgtagggtctacacacttaaggttcgatgacgctagggttataaaggaagcttgtatgtggttaccgaatgttgtttggagtcccggatgagatcccggacgtcacgaggagttccggaatggtccggaggtaaagatttatatataggaagtcctgtttcggccatcgggacaagtttcggggtcatcggtattgtaccgggaccaccggaagggtcccgggggcccaccgggtggggccacctgtcccggggggccacatgggctgtagggggtgcgccttggcctacatgggccaagggcaccagcccctagaggcccatgcgccaagataaaggaaaaaggggagagtcctaaagggggaaggcacctccgaggtgccttggggaggatggactcctcccccctccttagccgcaccccttccttggaggagggggcaaggctgcgcctcccccatctcccctgcccctatatatagtggaggggagggagggcatccacacctgagcccttggcgcctccctccctcccgtgacacctcctcctctcccgtaggtgcttggtgaagccctgcgggattgccacgctcctccaccaccaccacgccgttgtgctgctgttggatggagtcttcctcaacctctccctctctccttgctggatcaaggcgtgggagacgtcaccgggctgtacgtgtgttgaacgcggaggtgctgtccgttcggcactagatcatcggtgatctgaatcacgacgagtacgactccatcaaccccgttcacttgaacgcttccgcttagcaatctacaagggtatgtagatgcactctctttctactcgttgctggtctctccatagatagatcttggtgacacgtaggaaaattttgaatttttgctacgttccccaacagtggcatcatgagctaggtctattgcgtagattctttgcacgagtagaacacaaagtagttgtgggcgtcgatattgttcaatatgcttgccgttactagtcttatcttgattcggcggcatcgtgggatgaagcggcccggaccaaccttacacgtacgcttacgtgagaccggttccaccgacaaacatgcactagttgcataaggtggctggcgggtgtctgtctctcccactttagtcggatcggattcgatgaaaagggtccttatgaagggtaaatagcaattggcatatcacgttgtggttcatgcgtaggtaagaaacgttcttgctagaaacccatagcagccacgtaaaacatgcaaacaacaattagaggacgtctaacttgtttttgcagggtatgctatgtgatgtgatatggccaaagaggatgtgatgaatgatatatgtgatgtatgagattgatcatgttcttgtaataggaatcacgacttgcatgtcgatgagtatgacaaccggcaggagccataggagttgtctttatttatttgtgacctgcgtgtcaacttaaacgtcatgtaattactttactttattgctaaccgttagccatagtagtagaagtaatagttggcgaggcaacttcatgaagacatgatgatggagatcatgatgatggagatcatggtgtcatgccggtgacgatgatgatcatggagccccgaagatggagatcaaaaggagcaaagtgatgatggccatatcatgtcactatttgattgcatgtgatgtttatcatgtttatacatcttatttgcttagaacgacggtagtaaataagatgatcccttacaacaatttcaagaagtgttctcccctaactgtgcaccgttgcgacagttcgctgtttcaaaacatcacgtgatgatcgggtgttttattcagacgttcaaatacaacgggtgttgacgagcctagcatgtacagacatggcctcggaacacacgcgaaacacttagggttaacttgacgagcctagcatgtacagacatggcctcggaacacggagaccgaaaggttgagcatgagtcgtatagaagatacgatcaacatgaagatgttcaccgatgatgactagtccgtctcacgtgatgatcggacacggcctagttgactcggatcatgtgatcacttagatgaccagagggatgtctatctaagtgggagttcataagatgaacttaattatcctgaacatagtcaaaagaccttttgcaaattatgtcgtaagctcgcgctttagttccactgtttagatatgttcctagagaaaatatagttgaaagttgatagtagcgattatgcgatcagtagaaagcttatgtccttaatgcaccgctcagtgtgctgaaccccaacgtcgtttgtcgatgttgcgaacatcggacatacacgttttgataactacgtgatagttcaattaaatggtttaagtagaggcaccaaagacgttttcgaaacgtcgcggaacatatgagatgtttcgagggctgaaattgggatttcaggctcgtgcccatgtcaagaggtataagacctccgacgattttcttagcctgcaaactaagggagaaaagctcaatcgttgagcttgtgctcagattgtctgagcacaacaatcacttgaatcgagtgggaattgatcctccagatgagatagtgatgtttccccaaagtcattgccaccaagctgctagagcttcgtgattaactataacatatcagggatagatatgatgatccttgaaatattcatgatgtttgacaccgcgaaagtagaaatcaagaaggagcatcaattgttgatggttggtgaaaccactagtttcaagaagggcaagggaacaaagggatacttcatgaaacggcaattcagctgctgctctagtgaagaaacccaaggttgaacccaaacccgagactaagtgcttctgtaataaggggaacaaccactggagcagcattaccctagatacttggtagatgagaaggctggcaaggtcgatagaagtatattggatatacattatgttaatgtgtactttactagtactcctagtagcaccagggtattggataccggttcggttgctaagtgttagtaactcaaaataaaagctacggaataaacggagactagctaaaggtgagatgacgatatatgttggaagtgtttccaaggttgatatgatcaagcatcgcacgctccctctaccaccgagattggtgtttgcgttgagcatagacatgattggattatgtctatcgcaatacggttattcatttaaggagaataatggttactctatttttgaataataccttcaatggtcttgcacctaaaggaatggtttattgaatctcggtcgtagtgatacacattttcatgccaaaagatataagatagtaatgatagtaccacttacttgtggcactgccatgtaagtcataatggtataaaacgcatgaagaagctccatgttgatggatctttggactcactcatttttgaaaagtttgagacatgtgaaccatgtctattggtgtatatgcatgaagaaactccatgcaaatggaccgtttggactcacttgattttgaatcacttgagatatgcaaatcataccacatgggcaagatgactgaaaagcctcgttttcagtaagatggaacaagatagcaacttgttggaagtaacacattttgatgtgtccaatccaatgagtgctgaggcatgcagtgaatatcgttatgatcttacttcacagatgattcgagtagatgttgagaatatttacttgatgaaacacaagtctgaattattgaatggttcaagtaatttcagagtgaagtagaagatcattgtgacaagaggataaaatgtctatgatatgatcatagagatgaatatctgagttatgagttttggcacacaattaagacattgtggaaattgttttgcaattaataccgcctggaacaccatagtgtgatggtgtgtccgaacatcatagttgcaccctattggatatggtgcgtaccatgatgtctcttatcgaattaccactattgtccatgggttaggcattagagacaaccacattcactttaaatagggcaccacgtaattccgatgagacgacaccgtatgaactatggtttagagaaacctaagctgtcatttcttagaagtttggggctgcgatgcttatatggaaaggtttcaggctgataagctcaaacccaaagcggataaaatgcatcttcataggacacccaaaacagttgggtatacctcctgtctcagatccgaaagcaatagggattgtttcttgaatcgggtcctttctcgaggaaaagtttctctcgaaagaattgagtgggaggatggtggagacttgatgaggttattgaaccgtcacttcaacaagtgtgtagcagggcacaggaagttgttcctgtggcacctacaccaattgaagtggaagcttatgatagtgatcatgaagtttcggatcaagtcactaccaaacctcgtgggatgacaaggatgtgtactacttcagagtggtacgtaatcctgtcttggaagtcatgttgctggacaacaatgaacctacgagctatggagaagcgatggtgggcccggattccgataaatggctcaaggccataaaacccgagagaggatccatgtatgaaaacaaagtgtagactttggaagaactacttgatggtcgtaaggctgttaggtacatatggattttgaaaggaagacagacaatgatggtaagtgtcaccattgagaaagctcgacttgtcgttgagatgtttttcaacaagttcaaggagttgactacgatgagactttctcactcgtagtgatgctaagagtctgttggaattatattagcaattactgcattatttatgaaatcttgcagataggatgtcaaaacattgtttcctcgacgatttttgaggaaaggttgtatgtgatacaaccggaaggttttgtctatcctgaaatatgctaataagtatgcaaagctccagcaatccttctgaggactggagtgagcatctcggagttggaatgtatgctttgatgatgatcaaagattttgggtgtatacaaagtttatgagaaacttgcatttccaaagaagtgagtgggagcactatagaatttctgatgaatacatgttgatcagaaatgatgtagaatttctggaaagcatatagggttatttggaaagtgttttcaatggaaaacctggattaagctacttgaacattgagcatcaagatctataaggatagatcaaaacgcttaatagtactttcaaatgagcacatgccttgacgtgatcttgaaggtgttcaagatggatcagtcaaagaaggagttcttgcctgagttgtaaggtatgaagttaagacttaaagctcgaccatggcagaatagagagaaaggaacgaaggtcgtcccctatgcttaagacatagtctctacagtatgctatgctgtgtaccgcacctgaagtgtgctttaccatgagtcagtcaaggggtacaagagtgatccaagaatggatcacaggtcaGCGGTCAAAGttttccttagtaactagtggactaaggaattttctcaattatggaggtggtaaaagagttcgtcgtaaagggttacgtcgatgcaagcttaacacctatccggatagctctgagtagagataccggatacgtataatggagcaacaatttagaatagctccaagtagaacagttatttggaatagctccaaatagaacgtggtagctgcatctaggagatgacatagagatttgtaaagcacacacggatctgaaagcttcagacccgttgactatgacctctctcacaagcataacatgatcaaacccagaactcatcgagtattaatcacatggtaaatgtgaacta is drawn from Triticum dicoccoides isolate Atlit2015 ecotype Zavitan chromosome 6B, WEW_v2.0, whole genome shotgun sequence and contains these coding sequences:
- the LOC119322086 gene encoding uncharacterized protein LOC119322086 — translated: MPSWNDMDTSSEDECDITSMDMALWETPDTTVEPLFCGQLELSEPTCMMHHMRPIKCVAFEGTLTGRRFYGCPLPQSEGVNCGVTEWVDKPWHTILQNCFSRLWDMYHEQNCGRVVDKQKYEKHLAKLKTENDKLCIEYTKLLQDVSKMFDWQDGRVDHMDYQKAVEEEEFEKKKKEVEESARLEVQMEKLKLAEEQRCILQSQAEIIKNTRKAMKEVEQERDLLKIEKAKLEHVVNELLNDGHASKEKLEKIKAILDS